One genomic segment of Aquipluma nitroreducens includes these proteins:
- a CDS encoding glycoside hydrolase family 16 protein, translating to MKQFFFFVCVLTLLISGGCKDNPKDPSPDSEIPAGYQLVWSDEFNYTGLPDASKWSYDIGGGGWGNEEAQYYTDSRLANAEVKGGYLFINAIKEDFEGKKYTSARLVTRTKGDWLYGRIEVRAKLPEGVGMWPAIWMLPTDWAYGGWPASGEIDIMENLGYIPYFISATVQTQSYNFRSNSQKQAITGVPDCYTQFHNYILEWESRELRIYVDSKLYQTFKNEGTGYLVWPFDKQFHLILNVAVGGTFGGAQGIDDSIFPRSMAIDYVRVYQKK from the coding sequence ATGAAACAATTCTTCTTTTTTGTTTGTGTTTTGACCTTGTTAATTTCAGGAGGTTGTAAGGATAATCCAAAGGATCCGAGTCCAGACTCTGAAATACCAGCGGGTTATCAATTGGTATGGAGTGATGAATTTAACTACACCGGGTTGCCCGATGCGTCAAAATGGAGCTATGATATTGGAGGAGGCGGTTGGGGAAACGAAGAAGCACAATATTATACCGATTCACGTTTAGCGAATGCCGAAGTAAAAGGTGGTTACCTTTTCATTAATGCCATAAAGGAAGATTTCGAGGGCAAAAAATATACCTCAGCCCGGTTAGTCACACGAACAAAAGGCGACTGGCTGTATGGACGAATTGAGGTGAGAGCCAAACTTCCTGAAGGAGTAGGGATGTGGCCGGCAATTTGGATGCTGCCAACCGATTGGGCTTATGGTGGATGGCCTGCTAGTGGGGAAATCGACATTATGGAAAATTTGGGATATATTCCATATTTTATTTCCGCAACTGTTCAAACGCAATCCTACAATTTCCGGAGTAATTCTCAAAAGCAAGCCATTACTGGAGTTCCTGATTGTTATACCCAATTTCATAATTACATCCTTGAATGGGAAAGCAGAGAATTACGGATTTATGTTGATTCAAAACTCTACCAAACTTTCAAGAATGAAGGAACTGGATACTTGGTCTGGCCTTTCGATAAACAGTTTCACCTTATCCTGAATGTTGCTGTTGGAGGTACTTTTGGTGGCGCTCAGGGCATTGACGACAGCATTTTTCCACGTTCAATGGCGATTGATTATGTCAGGGTTTATCAGAAAAAATGA
- a CDS encoding tryptophanase encodes MENFEQLRTVKFYSGEVTPLEMHKVRVVQKLNLLPIEERKESIFGAGFNTFLLQNKDVYLDMLTDSGTNAMSDNQVAAMSVADDSYAGSASYTKLEKAISDVFNQKFFLPVHQGRAAEHIIAKSFCKPGTVVPMNYHFTTTKAHIEMMGSAVEEIYTDEALKTKSSFPFKGNMDINKLNRVIEKWGAENVAYIRFEAGTNLIGGQPFSMANLREVSAIAKTHGIMVLMDISLINENLYFIKVREEGYQNKPIKDILHEMLSYTDFSYFSGRKVSCTRGGGICTNNHDIYMKMRDWVPLYEGFLTYGGMSVREIEAMSVGLYETLDFNVISHSPTFIKYLVDSLDKRGIPVITPSGGLGCHLDAGQFLSHIPQTQYPAGALAAAMYICSGIRGMERGTISSVRDENGDDVLADVELLRLAFPRRVFTLSQIKYAEDRIQWLYDNRHLVGGLEWTEEPPVLRFFVGKLKPIGDWVEKLVAKFREDFGDSL; translated from the coding sequence ATGGAGAATTTCGAACAATTGAGAACTGTAAAATTTTACAGCGGTGAAGTTACGCCACTTGAAATGCATAAAGTGCGTGTAGTTCAAAAACTTAACCTTTTACCAATCGAAGAACGCAAAGAGTCAATATTTGGAGCCGGATTCAATACTTTTTTGCTTCAAAACAAGGATGTTTACCTCGACATGTTAACCGACTCAGGCACTAATGCCATGAGCGATAACCAGGTGGCAGCAATGAGTGTTGCTGATGATTCGTATGCAGGATCAGCCAGTTACACCAAACTCGAAAAAGCTATCAGCGACGTTTTCAATCAGAAATTCTTTCTTCCGGTTCATCAGGGCCGTGCCGCAGAACACATTATCGCCAAGTCTTTCTGCAAACCTGGAACCGTTGTTCCGATGAACTATCATTTCACCACAACCAAAGCTCACATCGAAATGATGGGTAGCGCTGTTGAAGAAATTTATACCGACGAAGCCCTCAAAACAAAAAGCAGTTTCCCATTCAAAGGAAACATGGACATCAATAAACTGAACAGGGTTATCGAAAAATGGGGCGCTGAAAATGTAGCCTATATCCGTTTTGAAGCCGGAACCAACCTGATCGGCGGTCAACCATTCTCAATGGCAAACCTTCGTGAAGTTTCAGCAATTGCGAAAACTCATGGCATCATGGTTCTGATGGATATCAGCTTGATCAACGAAAATCTCTACTTCATTAAAGTCAGGGAAGAAGGGTATCAAAATAAACCAATCAAGGATATTTTGCACGAGATGTTGAGCTACACTGATTTTTCTTATTTCTCAGGAAGAAAAGTTAGTTGTACGCGTGGTGGTGGAATATGCACAAACAATCATGATATTTACATGAAAATGCGTGACTGGGTGCCACTCTACGAAGGTTTCTTAACTTATGGAGGTATGAGTGTGCGTGAAATTGAAGCAATGTCAGTTGGTTTGTACGAAACCTTAGATTTTAATGTAATCAGCCATTCGCCAACATTTATCAAATATCTGGTCGATTCTCTTGATAAACGAGGTATTCCGGTAATCACACCTTCCGGCGGCTTGGGATGCCATTTGGATGCAGGGCAATTTTTATCGCACATTCCTCAAACCCAATATCCGGCCGGGGCGCTTGCCGCTGCCATGTATATTTGTTCAGGAATTCGTGGGATGGAACGCGGCACCATTTCGAGTGTTCGCGACGAAAATGGAGATGATGTTTTGGCCGATGTAGAACTACTCCGGTTGGCATTTCCTCGCCGGGTGTTTACTTTGTCGCAAATTAAATATGCCGAAGATCGTATCCAATGGCTTTATGACAACCGCCACCTTGTTGGTGGTCTGGAGTGGACAGAGGAACCTCCGGTTCTTCGTTTCTTCGTCGGAAAATTGAAACCGATCGGCGATTGGGTAGAAAAGCTTGTGGCCAAGTTCCGTGAAGATTTTGGAGACAGCCTGTAA